The Opitutaceae bacterium nucleotide sequence TCGGGAGCCTTGGGCTCGGCTTGGGGTGCTGCCGTGCCTGCATCGCCGGCCTTCTGATCCGGATCGATGGTGGCGATCTTCTGTCCGATTTCCACTTCGGCGCCTTCCTCCACCTCGATGGAGAGGCGTCCGTCGGATTCGGCCACCCCCTCGGAGGTGATCTTGTCCGTCTCGAGCTCATAGAGGATCTGGTCGCGTTTGACGAAGTCGCCGTCCTTGGCGTGCCAGGCGGCGAGGATGCCTCCGGTGATGGATTCCCCCATGGAGGGGATTTTGACGTCGATGGCCATTGGAAGGATTCAGTTGAAGGCGGCCTTGAGGAGTTCCGCCAGTTCGTATTTGTGATGGGCGAGGGAACCGACCGCGGTGCTGGCGCTCCGGTCCCGACCGGCGTAGGTGAAGTCGCGTTGAAAGAGGTCCATGAGTTCGGGTTGGATATAGGTCCAGGCGCCCATGTTCTTCGACTCCTCCTGGCACCAGATCCAGGAGGTGGCCTGCCGATGGGCATGAACGGCCTGTTTGAGCGCCTCCTTGTTCAGCGGGTAAAGCTGTTCGACCCGGATGATGGCGGTGTCGTTGATCTTGTTCTCGGTCCGGTAGGCGTTGAGATCGTAGTAGACCTTGCCGCTGCAGAGAATGACCCGCCTGGCCTTTTTCGGTGCGTTCGGGTCGACCAGAATATCGCAGAAGGAGCCATCGGTCAGCTCATCCCAGGAAGAGACGGCGTCCTTGTGGCGCAGGAGACTCTTGGGTGCCATCACGATGAGGGGTTTGCGGAAGGAACGCTTCATCTGTCGGCGGAGCAGGTGATACATCTGGGCGGGGGTGGTCGGGTTGCAGACCTGGATATTGTTTTCCGCACAGGCTTGAAGAAAGCGCTCCAGGCGGGCGGAGGAGTGCTCGGGTCCCTGCCCCTCGTAGCCGTGGGGCAGGAGGAGGACGATCCCGCTGACGCGCTGCCACTTGGATTCGCTGCAGGTGATGAACTGATCGATGACGACCTGGGCGCCGTTGGCGAAGTCGCCAAACTGGGCTTCCCAGAGGCAGAGCATCTGGGGATAATCGAGGGAGTAGCCGAAATCGAATCCGAGCACGGCAGCTTCCGAAAGAAGCGAATTGTAGACGCAGAAGCGGGCCTGTTGGGAATCGAGATGGAGGAGGGGAACATAACGTTCGCGCGTCTCGATATCGTGAAGGGCGGCATGGCGCTGGCTGAAGGTGCCACGCTCGCTGTCCTGACCGGAAAGGCGGATGGGGGTGCCCTCGACCAGGAGGGTCCCGAAGGCAAGGGCTTCGCCGAAGGCCCAATCGATCGGGGTCCGGTTCTCGAAGCCGTCGAGTCGGTTCTTCAGGAACCGCTTCAGCTTGGGGTTGATCTTGAAACCTTCGGGAATCCGGGTGAGACCGCGGGTCACCTTCTCGAGGAGATCGAGCGCAACCCGGGTTTTGACCGGTTCAAATGAATAGGGAGGCTGGAAGGTGGCGGTCGATCCTTCGAAGGGATTGACCTTCTGGTTGGCTTCCTCCTGGGCTTTCTTCGCCCGGGCGAGGGCGGCTTCAAGGGATTCGCGGTACTCTTCCTCGATTGCCTTGACCTCCTCCTGCGTCATGGTGCCGGACTCAACGAGCTGGGCGGTCATGATCTGGCTGATCGGCGGGTGCTTGGCGATCTTCTGGTAGAGAATGGGCTGGGTGAACATCGGCTCGTCGGTCTCATTGTGTCCGTGTTTGCGGTAACAGACCATGTCGATGACCACATCCCGCTGGAACTTCTGGCGGAATTCGAGGGCGGCCTCGACTGCGAGAACGACGTGAAGCGGGCTGTCGCCGTTCACGTGAAAGATGGGCGCCTCGATCATCTTGGCGATGTCGGTGCAGTAGTGGGTGGAGCGGGCTTCGGTCGGTGTCGTGGTGAAGCCGATCTGGTTGTTGACCACGATGTGGATGGTGCCACCTGTCCGGTAGCCGGGAAGCTGCGAGAAATTGAAGACCTCGGCGACGATGCCCTGGCCGGCGAATGCGGCGTCGCCGTGAATCAGAACGGGAATGACGAGTTTGCGGTCGAGGTCGCCGCGCAGACGCTGGCGGGCGCGGGTCTTGCCTTGGACGACCGGGTCGACTGCCTCCAGATGACTCGGGTTGGCCGCGAGGCAGATGTCGACTTCCGGGCCGAGTTTGCTCTGGATGGTCGACTCGTATCCGAGGTGGTATTTCACGTCGCCGTCTCCGGCCACGGTATCCGCGATATAATTCTCCTCAAACTCGCGGAAGATGAACTCGTAGGACTTCTTGATGGTATTCGCGAGGACGTTGAGTCGGCCGCGGTGGGCCATGCCGAGGACGATTTCCTTGGGTCCGAGCAGGGCACAGTGTTCAATCAGGGCATCGAGGGCCGGGATGAGGGTCTCGCCGCCTTCGAGCGAAAAGCGTTTTTGGCCGGTATGCCGGGTCTGGAGAAAGGATTCAAAGGTTTCGGCGGCGTAGATTTTTCGAAGGATCCGAATCTGCTTCTCGGCCGGGTAGTCGGGGGTCGAGCGGATCGGCTCCAGCCGGTTCTGGATCCAGCGGCGAGCCTTCGTGTCCTGCATGTGGATGTATTCGATCCCGAGCTTGCCGCAGTAGGTCGCCTTGAGTCCCTCAATGATGGTGGAAAGTCGCATCGGACCACCGCCGAGGTAATGCCCGCTGTCGAAGACCGACTCGAGGTCCGCTTCAGTGAGATCGAACTCACCGAGCGCGAGCCGGGGATCGGGCGGCGGCTTATCGGAAAGGGGGTCGATGTCCGCCTGGGCGTGCCCGAGGGTCCGGTAGCCGTAGATCAGGCTGTCAACCTGGGATTGTTTGTGTCCGTCCACCACGGCGGATGCCGTCACCCCGGTCCGTCCGCCGTTGGCCGCGAGCTCAAATCCCTCAAAAAAGGAGCGCCAGGAAGCGTCGACCGAGGACGGGTCGTTTCGCCAGCTCTCGTAGTAGGTGTCGATCAGTTCGAGGTTCGAACGGTTTGCGTAGGTTGTCATCGGATGAGGGAAAAAGGAATAGCCTCTGGTTTGACGGCGGCAAGCCAGAGGGAATCAACAGTGTTCAGGACACTTAATGATGCGCAAGGATTGACCGGGAGGCAAACCCCGTGATCTTTCGGGTCTGCCGCGGAGGACTCCCGATCGACCGCGCTTGGTGCTTGATTGATCCAAAGTGTTGATTATCAAAATAGTAATACGGAAATAACTCCAGATGGAAAACGAGATTAAAGCCGCCCTAATCCGCTTGCTCAAAGGCATTAAGGATTCTGATACACAGGAAACACTGGACGGGATGGATGCCTTGGAGGCGTTGTCTGCGGAGTATCGCGGAAAGATGCACCCGCAGCTGGCCCATTTTCTTGAACGGCGCAGCTATGCCAAGGCGCTCGATTTTCTTGGTGGCGAGGGGGTTGTCACGCGGGGTAGGTGTGCGCCGCGCTGAGCGGGCGGGAGGGCAGAGTTGATGAGTGCGAGCGAAAAACCGAACAGGATTCCGACGAGCGGGAACCAGGTTTCCCTGTCGCAGAATCCGTTTGCGGGTCTGGAGGCGGAGGGATTGCCGGTGGCGCCGGTTCGGTCGGCAGCCTCCGGGGAGGCGGGTGCGGGCAGGTCCCGGCGCGAGAAGAAGCCGGGGTGGCGTGGGCGGGTTGATGTGCGTCGGGAGTCGGCCGGACGCGGTGGAAAGATCGTCACGGCGGTCGACGGGTTTCAGAAGATCTCCAAGCCGGAGATCGAGGACATGCTGCGGGAGATGCAGCGGAAGACCGGATCGGGTGGAACACTCAAGGCGGGTCGGATTGAGCTTCAGGGAGACCGGGTCGAGGCGGTCCTGGAGATACTCGTGACTCACGGATTCCGTCCGGTGCGGGCGGGTGGGTGAGGGGTGGAGGTGCCGCCGGGCGGTGGACTTCGACGATCGGAGACCTGAGATCGGGGCAGGGCTGTGTCAGGACGGGTCCCGCAGCTTTTCCGCCAGGGCCAGGGCGGAACGGGAGCGGTTCAGAATGTAGAGGTGATAGCCGGGTGCACCTTTGGCGAGAAGCTCCTCGATCTGGGTGGCCGCCCAATTGACGCCGACATCCTCCACTTGCCGGGCGTCACTCCCGGCCTTTTCCAGAAGGTAGACCAGCTCCCGCGGCAGGGTCGCGCGGCACATTTCGGTGAAACGGACGATCTGCTTGAGGGAGAGGACGGGCATCAATCCGGGAACGATCGGGATCGTGATCCCGATGGAACGGCACCGCTCCACAAACCGGAAGTAGACCGAGTTGTCGAAAAAGAGTTGGGTGGTGATGAAGGAGGCGCCGGCATCAACCTTGGTCTTGAGATGGGCCAGGTCTTCGGACTCCGAACGCGCTTCCGGATGCTTTTCCGGATAACCGCCGACCCCGATGCAGATATCCGGGTGGCGGTTGTGAATCAGGGCGACCAGATCGCTCCCGTAACGGAGTCCGGAGGGATCCGGCCGAAAAGTGACCTCGCCCTTGGGAGGATCACCCCGCAGGGCCATGATATTGCGGAAGCCGTTCCGATGGATTCCATCGACGGTTTCCTCGAGTTCCAGCCGGGTGGCGCCCACGCAAGTCAGGTGAGGCATGACGACGAAGCCCATATCCCGTCGAAGGAGCTCGGAGGCGGTGGCCGACCGGTCCCGGGTGGTGCCCCCGGCCCCGTAGGTGACGGAAGCGAAATACGGTTTGATCGCGGTGAGCGCATCCGCCGTGGCCCGCAGGGCGCCGAAACCGGAATCGTCCTTCGGTGGAAAGAACTCAACCGAGTGGATGGGCTCTTCGGTGTCGAAGAGATCGGAAATCCTGGGATCAGAAGTCACAAAACATATCAAAACATCTAAATATGTTGATATGTAAAGTCAATTTGGTGGATTCAGAGGGGGCATGTGGGGAGGGGATTCACACCCGCTTCGCGTAGAGGCTGTTATGCACTTTCAGCGTGGATGACCCTGTACGAACAGCCCGCCAAGGCGTCAGATGCGAAGAAATGTAGCAACGCCGCTGTGTCGGCGTTCTCGAGGCAAGGGAACACTCCGACGCAGCGAAGTGGCTACACCAGACCAGCAATGACTTGCGAAAGTGACCATGAATTCAAAGTGCATAACAGCCTCTAAGGAACGAAGGTAACGAAAGGGGGAGAGAGGGTGTGTCTCTTAAGAATACCGGATGCGGGGGCGCGCCAGGTTCGTCGGGCCCTGACTTCCGACCTCTGACCGGTTTCGTCTACCTCCTGGCTTCTGCGTCGACCATTTGGCCGTCTTTTTCGACTTTGAGGCGGAGTTGGCCGCAGGCGGCGGCGATGTCGTGTCCTTTTTCCCGGCGGATGGTCACGGAGACGCCCTGGGATTTGAGGAGGCCGAGGAAGCGGTCCTGGCGTCGGAGGCTCGGGCGTTTCCAGTCGAGGCCATCGACGGTATTGTAGGGGATGAGGTTGACATGGGCGTGGAGGTCCAGGGCGATTTCGGCCAGTCGTTCCGCCTGTTCGATGGAGTCATTGACGTCTTCGATCAGGATGAATTCCAGGGTCAGCATCCGCCCATGCCGGCGGGAAAAGGTCCGGACGGCCGGCAGCAGTTCTTCGAGGGGGTATTTGCGGTTGATCGGCATGATCTGGTCCCGGACCTCGTTGGTTGCGCCGTGAAGACTGATGGCGAGGCGGAAGCCGAGGGGTTCCTCGGCGAGCCTGAGGATCTGGGGGACCAGGCCCGAGGTCGAAATAGTGACCCTGCGGGCGCCGAAGCCCAGCCCGAGGGGGTCGTTGGCGATGGTCAGGGCCTGGATGAGATTGTCATAATTGGCGAGAGGTTCACCCATGCCCATGACCACGATATTGTCGAAGGAAGCAAGTGACGGGTCGGCCCGCATCGTCCGATCGTCTTCCCCGGCGCAGACTTCGAGAAGCTGGGCGACGATCTCGCCGGTGGAGAGATCGCGCTTCCATCCGGCGAGACCCGACGCACAGAATCGACACCCGTAGGCGCAGCCGACCTGGGTTGAGATGCAGATCGTCTTGCGGGACTCGTCCCGGCCAACCCCGGATTGGGGTGCACGGATGATGACCGTCTCGATGAGGGATCCGTCCCTGAGCTGGAGCAGGAGTTTGTCCGTGATGTCGTCCGACGTTCGGCTCAGGATGCGCCGGGCCGGCTGGAAGTCGAAGGTCTCCCCCAGCCAGGTCCGCAGCGGTCGGGAAAGATTGGTCATCGAATCCCAGTCACGCACCCTTTTCTGGTAAAGCCACTCGAAGACCTGGCGGGCGCGGAAGGCCGGCTGGCCGACGGCCGCGAGGGCTTCGGTCAGGGAGGCGATGGATTCGCCCTGGATGGGTCTTTTTTCCGGTATGAATTTCACGATTGGAAAATCCCGGCGCAGGTTGCACAAAGGTGCCGTTCCGCCGAGCCACCAAGAACGATGATTGAGAGACCGACCGCAAACAAGAACGCAATCCGTCGACCGGTAGTCCGCCTTGCCCCGGCCGCTCGGGTGCCGGTGGCCACACCCTGCTGATCGTGTCGATTCTCCACCGCTATATTTTCAGGAGTGTGGTCTCCACCTGTCTGGGGGCGATAGGCGTGCTCGTCTTCATCCTGGTTCTCGGGAATGCGATGCGGGATCTTTTCAAGCTCTTTTCCCAGGGTCAGCTCTCCCTCGCCACCTCGGGTGAGATGATCCTGCTGCTCATTCCGTTCGTGCTTTCCTACGCACTCCCGCTCGGGGTGCTGACCGGAGTGCTTCTGACCCTGGGGCGACTCTCGGCCGACCGGGAGGTCATCGCGATGCGTTCGGCCGGGATCGGCCTTGTCCGGATGAGTGCGCCGATCATCTTTGTCGCGGTGCTCGGGGTGGCGGTCAGTCTCGTCATGAATTTCCACTACGCACCCAATGCCAAGGCGCGTTATGGGGAGATCATCCGGGACGCGGTCAAGAAGAACCCGCTCAGTTTCATTGTCGAGCGTTCATTTATTCGGGAGTTTCCCGGCTATATCATCTATGTCGGGAGCAAGCAGGACAACCAGCTGGGCGACTTCTGGATCTGGGAGCTGGACAACCGGAAGCGGGCGGTGAAATTCATCCGGGCTCAGTCGGGGCGTTTCGAATACGACGAAAAGGACAATTACCTCATCCTGGTCCTGAACCAGGGCCAGTCGGAATTCCGAAGCACCGATTCACCGGAGGATTTCTCGGAAATGCGCCCGATCCTCGCATTTGACCGGGCCAGCATTCAGCTGCCGCTGCGGCAGATCTTCGGTCGTCAGGAGGTGAAGAAACGCATCGGGGACATGAACCTGCCCGAGCTGCTCGCCGAATTCAGGCGATTGGGCGATCCGGCGGAAAACCTGACCGAAGCGGAACGCAAGGACAGGCGCATGGACATCCGGCTGAACATTCACGAGGACCTCTCCCTTGCCTATTCGGTCTTCTCATTGACCCTGATCGGCATTCCGCTGGGCATTCAGGTCAGCCGGAAGGAGACCTCGGCCAATCTCGGTGTCGCGGTGGTCCTGGCGATGGGTTTCTATTTCATGATGAACATGGCCGGCCTGCTGGACAAATTCCCGCAGTACCGGCCCGATCTCATGCTCTGGGTCCCGAACATCCTTTTTCAGATACTCGGCTTTACCCTCTGTTATCGATTCGGACGGGCCTGACCCGAGCCAGGAGCGGAAACGCCGATAATCCGTTCAGTGCCCCTGTGTCTCCGTGAGAGATATCCGACAGGGAGTGGTTCTCACAGAGGCACGGAGGCACGGAGAAAGGAGGGGACGGGATGGGTTCCTCACCTTCGGCCAGGTGTTGATGGAGACTGGCAGCACGCGAATGAGGAGCAGAAACGTAATTGATTGGCTCTGTGCCTTTGTGTCTCCGTGAGAGATATCCGACAGAGAGTGGTTCTCACAGAGGCACGGAGGCACAGAGAAAGGAGAGGACGGGATGGGTTCCTCAGCTTTGGTCGGGTGTTGATGGAAACTGGCAGCACCCGAATGAGGAGCAGAAACGTAATTGATTGGCTCAGTGCCCCTGTGTCTCCGTGAGAGATATCCGACAGAGAGTGGTTCTCACAGAGGCACGGAGGCACAGAGAAAGGAGGGGACGGGATGGGTTCCTCAGCTTTGGTCGGGTCTGCTTCTCAGGACGGGTCAAAGACGGGGATTCCACTGGCTTCGGCCCGATTGAGAGCGCTGAGCACGGCGTTGATCGAGGCGATCTCGATGTTGGTATCCATGCCGGCGCCGTAGCAGGTCTGGCCGTTGCCGGCCCGGATCTGGATATAGGCGATCGCCTGGGAATCCGCGCCGGATCCGAGCGAGTGTTCGTTGTAGGAAGTGAGTTCGAACCGCCGGACGCCCTTGGCGGCGAGTCCGTGGACAAAGGCGTCGATCGGTCCGTTGCCGCGTCCCTCAATCCCGACGACTGCGCCCCGTATCCTCAACCGGGCTGAACAATCCACCTTCCGGTCCTCCGAGGTCTGAGTGCGGAAGCTCTCGAGTTGGAATGGACTGGTCCGGTTGATGTATTCGGCCATGAAGGCCTCGTAGACCTCCTCAGGATTGATCTCGAGCCCCTTGCGGTCGGCGAGCACATTGATGTGCTGGCCGAATTCGCGATGCATGCCCTTGGGCAGCTGGAATCCGAAAGTCTTGTCCATGACGTAGGCGACGCCGCCCTTGCCGGATTGACTGTTGATCCGGATGATGGCTCGGTAATTGCGCCCGATGTCCTTGGGATCGATTGGCAGATAGGGCACCTCCCAGAGTTCCGCGGGGTCCCCCGATTGGTGCGCAAGTCCCTTGTTGATCGCATCCTGGTGCGATCCGGAGAAGGCGGTGAAGACCAGTTCGCCTCCGTACGGATGCCGCGGCGCAACCTCCATCCGGGTGCAGCTCTCGTAGATCTCCCGGACCTGGTTGATATTGGAGAAGTCGAGCCGGGGATCGACTCCCTGGGTGTAGAGATTGAGCGCCACGGTGATGATATCCACGTTGCCGGTGCGTTCGCCGTTGCCGAAGAGGGTGCCTTCGACCCGGTCGGCTCCCGCCAGCAGACCCAATTCGGTCGCGGCCACGCCGGTTCCCCGGTCGTTGTGGGTGTGGAGGCTGATCAGGGTGGAATCCCGACGTTTCAGGTGACGGCAAAACCATTCGATCTGGTCGGCGTGAACATTGGGCGTGGCCACCTCTACCGTGGCCGGCAGGTTTAGGATGATGGGTTTCCCAGGTGAAGGATTCCAGATGTCGGTGACGGCCTCGCAGACTTCGAGGGCGAAATCGAGTTCGGTGCTGCTGAAACTCTCGGGAGAATACTCGAAGACAACCTCGGTTTCGGGAACGGTCGGTACGAGGCTCTTGACGAGGCGGGTACCGTCAACGGCGATCCGCTTGATCCCTTCGCGGTCCAGGTTGAAGACCAGGCGACGCTGGGCGGGGGAGGTGGAGTTGTAGAGGTGAACGATGGCGCGCCGGGCGCCGCTGATGGCCTCGAAGGTGCGGCGGATCAATTCCTCGCGGCTCTGGGTCAGGACCTGAATCGAGACGTCGTCCGGAATGAGGTCCTCATCGATCAGCCGGCGGATGAATTCGAATTCGATTGATGAGGCGGACGGGAAACCGACCTCAATCTCCTTGAAACCCAACTGGACGAGGGTTTCGAACAGTGCCAGTTTCTCCTCCACCCCCATGGGGATGGCGAGCGCCTGGTTGCCGTCCCGAAGGTCGACGCTGCACCAGTGGGGCGCGCGATCGATCGACCGCGACGGCCATTGCCGGTCGGGCAGATCGATTTTCGGGAAGGGTCGATACTTTTTGATGGGCTCTTTTTGCATGATCGTGGACGTGATATCGTCGACCAGAAGGAGGACCGGGGACCGTCGGAGCGGCGCCGGTGAGCCAGGAATGAATGCTCTCTGAAAACAGCAGGCCGCGCCGATCCCTTGCTAGGCAGGGGTAAGTCGATTCGCAGAAAGGCGAAGCAGGCGGGTCTGGGTCATGGTGGTCATTCGTCTGATTGGATTAGGTGCGTCGCGGGACCCTGTCAAGCGACCTTAAGCCGCTGATTCCCGACGTTGCCCGGAACACGTAACCTTTCGCGGCTTGCGGCGTCATCTCTTCATGGAAAGAGTCTCATGATCTCGAACCACCATGACGGATGATTCATTTGACCTGCCGGGTTGCCTCGCGCAGGTGCGGGCGGGGGACCAGGCAGCCAGTCGCGACCTGGTCAATCACCTCTATCCTCTGGTCATCAAGATCGTGCGCTCCCATCTCCCCCGCCGGGCGGCGGAGGAGGATCTGGCTCAGGATATTTTCATCAAGATGTTCAACCGAATGCATCAGTATCACGGTGCGGTTCCCTTTCCGCATTGGGTCTCACGGATTGCGGTGACGACCTGCATCGACCAGTTGCGGTCGCAGAAGCGTCGCCCGGAATTCCGGATGGCGGATTTCTCCGAGGATGAGGCCCGCTTGATTGAAAATCTGGCAGACCCTTCGAACCGACCGGACCCGGTTGATGCCCTTGCTGCCCGGGAGTTGGTCGGCAGGCTCCTGGCCACACTCAGCCCGAAGGACCGGACGATCCTGACGCTGCTGGATCTGGAACGGCGGAGTCTGGCGGAGATTGCCTCAATGACCGGGTGGAACACGACCCTGATCAAAGTGAGGGCCTTTCGGGCGCGGAAGAAATTGCAGAAGGCATTTGAACAACTCAAAGAAAAGGAAAGCCATGAGTGAGAACAATCAGTCTTGGGAACGTCTGGTCGCCTGGGCCCGTCGGGTTCCGGACGGCCCGGATGCGCAGGCTCCCCTGGGTTTTGCCTCGCGGGTGGTGGCGCTCGCCTTCGAGCGCGAGAAGACCGAGCCCCTCTGGGAAATGCTTTCTCTTCGAGCGCTCGGGCTGGCCTCATTGGTCGCGATTGCGGCCGTGGCGGTCCATTTTTCAAGCAACCAGGCCTCCGCCTACACTGAT carries:
- the leuA gene encoding 2-isopropylmalate synthase; translated protein: MQKEPIKKYRPFPKIDLPDRQWPSRSIDRAPHWCSVDLRDGNQALAIPMGVEEKLALFETLVQLGFKEIEVGFPSASSIEFEFIRRLIDEDLIPDDVSIQVLTQSREELIRRTFEAISGARRAIVHLYNSTSPAQRRLVFNLDREGIKRIAVDGTRLVKSLVPTVPETEVVFEYSPESFSSTELDFALEVCEAVTDIWNPSPGKPIILNLPATVEVATPNVHADQIEWFCRHLKRRDSTLISLHTHNDRGTGVAATELGLLAGADRVEGTLFGNGERTGNVDIITVALNLYTQGVDPRLDFSNINQVREIYESCTRMEVAPRHPYGGELVFTAFSGSHQDAINKGLAHQSGDPAELWEVPYLPIDPKDIGRNYRAIIRINSQSGKGGVAYVMDKTFGFQLPKGMHREFGQHINVLADRKGLEINPEEVYEAFMAEYINRTSPFQLESFRTQTSEDRKVDCSARLRIRGAVVGIEGRGNGPIDAFVHGLAAKGVRRFELTSYNEHSLGSGADSQAIAYIQIRAGNGQTCYGAGMDTNIEIASINAVLSALNRAEASGIPVFDPS
- a CDS encoding translation initiation factor; the encoded protein is MSASEKPNRIPTSGNQVSLSQNPFAGLEAEGLPVAPVRSAASGEAGAGRSRREKKPGWRGRVDVRRESAGRGGKIVTAVDGFQKISKPEIEDMLREMQRKTGSGGTLKAGRIELQGDRVEAVLEILVTHGFRPVRAGG
- a CDS encoding 2-oxoglutarate dehydrogenase E1 component, with protein sequence MTTYANRSNLELIDTYYESWRNDPSSVDASWRSFFEGFELAANGGRTGVTASAVVDGHKQSQVDSLIYGYRTLGHAQADIDPLSDKPPPDPRLALGEFDLTEADLESVFDSGHYLGGGPMRLSTIIEGLKATYCGKLGIEYIHMQDTKARRWIQNRLEPIRSTPDYPAEKQIRILRKIYAAETFESFLQTRHTGQKRFSLEGGETLIPALDALIEHCALLGPKEIVLGMAHRGRLNVLANTIKKSYEFIFREFEENYIADTVAGDGDVKYHLGYESTIQSKLGPEVDICLAANPSHLEAVDPVVQGKTRARQRLRGDLDRKLVIPVLIHGDAAFAGQGIVAEVFNFSQLPGYRTGGTIHIVVNNQIGFTTTPTEARSTHYCTDIAKMIEAPIFHVNGDSPLHVVLAVEAALEFRQKFQRDVVIDMVCYRKHGHNETDEPMFTQPILYQKIAKHPPISQIMTAQLVESGTMTQEEVKAIEEEYRESLEAALARAKKAQEEANQKVNPFEGSTATFQPPYSFEPVKTRVALDLLEKVTRGLTRIPEGFKINPKLKRFLKNRLDGFENRTPIDWAFGEALAFGTLLVEGTPIRLSGQDSERGTFSQRHAALHDIETRERYVPLLHLDSQQARFCVYNSLLSEAAVLGFDFGYSLDYPQMLCLWEAQFGDFANGAQVVIDQFITCSESKWQRVSGIVLLLPHGYEGQGPEHSSARLERFLQACAENNIQVCNPTTPAQMYHLLRRQMKRSFRKPLIVMAPKSLLRHKDAVSSWDELTDGSFCDILVDPNAPKKARRVILCSGKVYYDLNAYRTENKINDTAIIRVEQLYPLNKEALKQAVHAHRQATSWIWCQEESKNMGAWTYIQPELMDLFQRDFTYAGRDRSASTAVGSLAHHKYELAELLKAAFN
- the metF gene encoding methylenetetrahydrofolate reductase [NAD(P)H] encodes the protein MTSDPRISDLFDTEEPIHSVEFFPPKDDSGFGALRATADALTAIKPYFASVTYGAGGTTRDRSATASELLRRDMGFVVMPHLTCVGATRLELEETVDGIHRNGFRNIMALRGDPPKGEVTFRPDPSGLRYGSDLVALIHNRHPDICIGVGGYPEKHPEARSESEDLAHLKTKVDAGASFITTQLFFDNSVYFRFVERCRSIGITIPIVPGLMPVLSLKQIVRFTEMCRATLPRELVYLLEKAGSDARQVEDVGVNWAATQIEELLAKGAPGYHLYILNRSRSALALAEKLRDPS
- a CDS encoding LptF/LptG family permease encodes the protein MSILHRYIFRSVVSTCLGAIGVLVFILVLGNAMRDLFKLFSQGQLSLATSGEMILLLIPFVLSYALPLGVLTGVLLTLGRLSADREVIAMRSAGIGLVRMSAPIIFVAVLGVAVSLVMNFHYAPNAKARYGEIIRDAVKKNPLSFIVERSFIREFPGYIIYVGSKQDNQLGDFWIWELDNRKRAVKFIRAQSGRFEYDEKDNYLILVLNQGQSEFRSTDSPEDFSEMRPILAFDRASIQLPLRQIFGRQEVKKRIGDMNLPELLAEFRRLGDPAENLTEAERKDRRMDIRLNIHEDLSLAYSVFSLTLIGIPLGIQVSRKETSANLGVAVVLAMGFYFMMNMAGLLDKFPQYRPDLMLWVPNILFQILGFTLCYRFGRA
- the rlmN gene encoding 23S rRNA (adenine(2503)-C(2))-methyltransferase RlmN → MKFIPEKRPIQGESIASLTEALAAVGQPAFRARQVFEWLYQKRVRDWDSMTNLSRPLRTWLGETFDFQPARRILSRTSDDITDKLLLQLRDGSLIETVIIRAPQSGVGRDESRKTICISTQVGCAYGCRFCASGLAGWKRDLSTGEIVAQLLEVCAGEDDRTMRADPSLASFDNIVVMGMGEPLANYDNLIQALTIANDPLGLGFGARRVTISTSGLVPQILRLAEEPLGFRLAISLHGATNEVRDQIMPINRKYPLEELLPAVRTFSRRHGRMLTLEFILIEDVNDSIEQAERLAEIALDLHAHVNLIPYNTVDGLDWKRPSLRRQDRFLGLLKSQGVSVTIRREKGHDIAAACGQLRLKVEKDGQMVDAEARR
- a CDS encoding RNA polymerase sigma factor, with product MTDDSFDLPGCLAQVRAGDQAASRDLVNHLYPLVIKIVRSHLPRRAAEEDLAQDIFIKMFNRMHQYHGAVPFPHWVSRIAVTTCIDQLRSQKRRPEFRMADFSEDEARLIENLADPSNRPDPVDALAARELVGRLLATLSPKDRTILTLLDLERRSLAEIASMTGWNTTLIKVRAFRARKKLQKAFEQLKEKESHE